The following proteins come from a genomic window of Xiphophorus couchianus chromosome 19, X_couchianus-1.0, whole genome shotgun sequence:
- the LOC114134038 gene encoding uncharacterized protein LOC114134038 isoform X2: MPVAALGPGCFQAAARVPDRLGSRYGGTEVEGEAIYPRRIRRCVTEVWTVAAGSVLVLGAPPEGPLARWERCWRRPGPAVLLPSPSAGRQAQRVPLASRVRQRAAMHSQRVCVRGRGAAASCCTHTCSKQKAAHASAQVSARRAPAGVDTCSEDAAEATASVCRH; this comes from the exons ATGCCGGTCGCTGCTCTTGGCCCTGGGTGTTTCCAGGCTGCTGCCCGCGTCCCG GACAGATTGGGAAGCCGTTATGGCGGCACAGAAGTTGAGGGAGAAGCTATTTATCCCAGACGGATCAGGAGGTGTGTGACGGAGGTGTGGACGGTTGCTGCAG GGTCTGTTCTGGTGTTGGGAGCCCCACCGGAGGGGCCTCTGGCTCGGTGGGAGAGGTGTTGGAGGCGGCCCGGCCCCGCTGTGCTCCTTCCTTCTCCCTCCGCAGGGCGCCAGGCACAGCGTGTACCGCTGGCAAGCCGGGTCCGACAAAGAGCCGCCATGCACAGCCAACGGGTGTGTGTTCGGGGCAGGGGGGCGGCCGCGTCATGCTGCACACACACGTGCAGCAAGCAGAAAGCTGCGCATGCAAGTGCTCAGGTCTCCGCCAGGCGGGCTCCTGCAGGGGTCGACACATGTTCAGAGGACGCTGCAGAGGCGACGGCGAGCGTGTGCAG